A genomic region of Vitreoscilla filiformis contains the following coding sequences:
- a CDS encoding PQQ-binding-like beta-propeller repeat protein, producing MTSRRWGSRALGAAFTALALLAGCSSTRPDPTPLKAYTPAFAARQVWSLRTEEVRFPLIPVIKGDELIVAASSGIVRGVSLDRGEVKWSLDLKSPLSAAVGSGDQRLAVVTRDTNHLVVVQQGRELWRSPLVGRVMTPPLLAGERVFVLSTDRTVRAFDAAAGQLLWTFKRPGDPLALLQTGVLVPYQDTLLVGQGARLLGLDPLSGKIRWDVAMASPRGTNEVERLADLVGPAVRDGSVFCLRSFQNTVGCVDAQTTRVQWTANSTGGQPIAADAELLFSTDDMDRLSAHRRRNGTLAWSIDALLYRTLSAPARWRDAVVVGDGEGILHVLARDDGRTLLRLNTDGSPVIAVRVAPNDTLLAVTRRGGVFAYRVNAS from the coding sequence ATGACCTCCCGGCGTTGGGGTTCGCGGGCGCTGGGGGCCGCATTCACGGCGCTGGCGTTGCTGGCCGGCTGCTCATCCACCCGGCCCGATCCGACGCCGCTCAAGGCTTACACCCCCGCATTCGCGGCGCGCCAGGTGTGGTCGCTGCGCACCGAGGAGGTTCGTTTTCCGCTGATCCCCGTGATCAAGGGGGATGAGCTCATCGTCGCGGCGTCCAGTGGCATCGTGCGTGGGGTGTCGCTGGATCGGGGCGAGGTCAAATGGTCGCTGGATCTGAAGTCGCCGTTGAGTGCGGCGGTGGGCAGTGGCGACCAGCGTTTGGCCGTGGTCACCCGCGACACCAACCACCTCGTTGTGGTGCAGCAAGGCCGCGAGCTGTGGCGTTCCCCCTTGGTCGGGCGCGTCATGACACCACCGCTGCTGGCTGGCGAGCGCGTGTTCGTGCTCAGCACCGACCGCACCGTGCGGGCGTTTGATGCCGCCGCTGGCCAATTGTTGTGGACGTTCAAGCGCCCGGGCGATCCGTTGGCCCTGCTGCAAACCGGTGTGTTGGTGCCTTATCAGGACACCCTGCTGGTCGGCCAAGGTGCGCGCTTGCTGGGGCTCGACCCGCTCAGCGGCAAGATTCGCTGGGATGTGGCCATGGCCTCGCCACGCGGCACCAACGAAGTCGAACGCCTGGCCGATCTGGTCGGGCCAGCGGTGCGCGATGGCAGCGTGTTCTGCCTGCGCTCCTTCCAAAACACCGTCGGGTGTGTCGATGCCCAAACCACCCGCGTGCAGTGGACGGCCAACAGCACCGGCGGCCAACCCATCGCTGCCGATGCCGAGCTGCTGTTCAGCACCGACGACATGGATCGACTCAGCGCCCACCGGCGCCGCAACGGTACCTTGGCGTGGTCGATCGATGCCTTGCTGTACCGCACGCTGAGCGCCCCGGCCCGCTGGCGGGATGCTGTGGTGGTGGGCGATGGCGAAGGCATCCTGCATGTCTTGGCCCGCGACGATGGCCGCACCTTGCTGCGCCTCAACACCGACGGCTCACCGGTCATCGCCGTGCGCGTGGCCCCCAACGACACCCTGCTGGCCGTGACGCGCCGGGGCGGTGTCTTCGCCTACCGCGTCAACGCCTCCTGA
- a CDS encoding YfgM family protein produces the protein MASNLDLQEQEQLDELKAFWNQYGNLITWVITLVLAGFAAWNGWNWWQREQATKATAMFDELEQAAQAKDVPKVQKVFGDLKERFGGTAVAGQGGLLAARVLVDGGQADPARAALDWVAQNAHDEGHRQVAHLRLAGLLLDQKSYDDALKHLDAVTAPDFTALAQDRRGDVLQAQGKTAEAVKAWTAAWTALPDRLEYRRVIKAKLTAQGAEPQPASVTVKEAS, from the coding sequence ATGGCAAGCAATCTCGACCTGCAAGAGCAGGAACAGCTCGACGAGCTGAAAGCCTTCTGGAACCAGTACGGCAACCTCATCACCTGGGTCATCACGCTGGTGCTGGCAGGTTTCGCGGCGTGGAATGGCTGGAACTGGTGGCAGCGTGAGCAAGCCACCAAGGCCACGGCCATGTTCGACGAGCTGGAGCAAGCGGCGCAGGCCAAAGACGTGCCCAAAGTGCAGAAGGTGTTCGGTGATCTGAAAGAGCGTTTCGGCGGCACAGCGGTGGCCGGCCAAGGCGGTCTGTTGGCAGCGCGGGTGCTGGTGGATGGCGGTCAGGCCGATCCGGCACGGGCCGCCCTCGATTGGGTGGCCCAAAACGCGCACGACGAGGGGCATCGCCAAGTGGCGCATCTGCGCTTGGCCGGGCTGCTGCTGGATCAAAAATCCTACGACGACGCGCTCAAGCACCTCGACGCCGTGACGGCCCCCGACTTCACCGCCCTGGCGCAAGATCGGCGCGGCGACGTGTTGCAAGCCCAAGGCAAAACCGCCGAGGCCGTCAAAGCCTGGACGGCGGCCTGGACGGCCTTGCCGGATCGGCTCGAATACCGCCGCGTGATCAAAGCCAAACTGACCGCCCAAGGCGCCGAGCCCCAGCCCGCCAGCGTGACCGTGAAGGAGGCGTCATGA
- the hisS gene encoding histidine--tRNA ligase codes for MAEQLKAVKGMNDILPPDSARWEWLEDAVRRVMRRYGYLNIRTPIVEPTPLFVRGLGEVTDIVEKEMYSFEDRLNGDPLTLRPEGTAGVVRAVAEHSLLYDGPKRLFYIGPMFRHERPQKGRYRQFHQVGVEALGFAGPDVDAEVILMARALWRELGLTDVRLELNSLGQPEERKAHRAALIAHFEAHREQLDEEAQRRLYSNPLRILDTKNPAMQALVEAAPKLMDFLGEASLAHFNAVRAALEAVGQPYRINPRLVRGMDYYNLTVFEWVTDRLGAQGTVCGGGRYDGLIEQIGGKPAPAVGWGLGIERVLALLEGAGVAVPTPVPDAYAIVPDVGALPQVITTVEALRAQGVSVQMHAAGPGGQGSFKSQFKKADASGARYALVFGGDELAQGQVTVKSLRDASIAQTLRPLAEAADWAASLRG; via the coding sequence ATGGCAGAACAACTCAAAGCCGTCAAAGGCATGAACGACATCCTGCCGCCGGATTCGGCGCGCTGGGAATGGCTCGAAGACGCGGTGCGCCGCGTCATGCGCCGTTACGGTTATCTGAACATCCGCACGCCCATCGTGGAACCGACGCCGTTGTTTGTGCGCGGCTTGGGTGAGGTGACGGACATTGTCGAAAAGGAGATGTACTCCTTTGAAGACCGGTTGAACGGCGATCCGCTGACGTTGCGCCCCGAAGGCACCGCCGGCGTGGTGCGTGCCGTGGCCGAGCATTCGCTGCTGTACGACGGCCCGAAGCGCCTGTTCTACATCGGCCCGATGTTTCGCCACGAACGGCCACAAAAAGGGCGGTATCGCCAGTTTCACCAAGTGGGCGTCGAAGCGCTGGGCTTCGCCGGGCCGGATGTGGACGCCGAAGTCATCCTCATGGCGCGTGCCCTGTGGCGTGAGTTGGGCTTGACCGATGTGCGGTTGGAGTTGAACAGCCTGGGCCAGCCCGAGGAGCGCAAGGCGCACCGTGCGGCGCTGATCGCCCACTTTGAGGCGCACCGCGAGCAGCTCGACGAGGAAGCCCAACGCCGCCTCTACAGCAACCCGCTGCGCATCCTCGACACCAAAAATCCGGCCATGCAAGCCCTGGTGGAAGCGGCGCCCAAGCTGATGGACTTCCTCGGTGAAGCCTCGCTGGCGCACTTCAATGCAGTGCGGGCGGCGCTGGAGGCGGTCGGGCAGCCGTATCGCATCAACCCGCGCCTGGTGCGCGGCATGGACTACTACAACCTCACCGTGTTCGAGTGGGTGACGGATCGCCTGGGCGCGCAAGGCACCGTGTGCGGCGGCGGTCGGTACGACGGGCTGATCGAACAAATCGGCGGCAAACCCGCGCCGGCGGTGGGTTGGGGTTTGGGCATCGAGCGCGTGCTGGCGCTGCTCGAAGGCGCCGGGGTGGCGGTGCCCACGCCCGTGCCGGACGCCTACGCCATCGTGCCCGACGTCGGCGCGTTGCCGCAGGTGATCACCACGGTGGAAGCGCTGCGGGCGCAGGGCGTGTCGGTGCAAATGCACGCGGCGGGGCCGGGCGGGCAGGGCAGTTTCAAATCGCAGTTCAAGAAAGCCGACGCCAGTGGGGCGCGCTACGCCTTGGTGTTTGGCGGCGACGAGCTGGCGCAAGGCCAAGTGACGGTGAAATCGCTGCGCGACGCCAGCATCGCCCAGACGCTGCGCCCGCTGGCCGAGGCCGCCGATTGGGCCGCCAGCCTGCGCGGTTGA